The proteins below are encoded in one region of Defluviitalea raffinosedens:
- a CDS encoding DUF503 domain-containing protein: MIIGTCKIYFRANWVSSLKEKRMILKSIISKVKHRFNVSIAEIEMQDSHQNGVIGIACVSQETQHADQMIQNVINYIENNIEAEIYDIEIEII; this comes from the coding sequence ATGATCATTGGAACATGCAAGATTTATTTCCGGGCAAACTGGGTATCGTCATTAAAGGAAAAGAGAATGATTTTAAAAAGTATTATAAGCAAAGTCAAACATCGCTTTAATGTATCCATTGCTGAAATAGAAATGCAGGATTCCCATCAGAATGGAGTGATAGGCATTGCCTGTGTTTCTCAGGAGACCCAACATGCCGACCAAATGATTCAAAATGTAATTAATTATATAGAAAATAATATTGAAGCGGAAATTTATGATATCGAAATAGAAATCATATGA
- the bglS gene encoding beta-glucanase has translation MHKFMKTLGIILVTSIVLTGCGPKDVNESNQKGDQKMGASNNIQEAAKDTEQKATTVLKTDLDAHDEELFEVADGWTNGNMFDCTWRKDNVNFENGIMKLTINTDGENASPKYSGGEYRTRGFYSYGLYEVRMKPIKNDGVVSSFFTYTGPSDNNPWDEIDIEFLGKDTTKVQFNYFTNGIGNHEYLHDLGFDASEDFHTYGFEWLPGSITWYVDGEPVYTATENIPVTPAKVMMNVWPGTGVDGWLNAFDGKVPLTAEYDWIRVTQYDRSE, from the coding sequence ATGCATAAGTTTATGAAGACATTAGGAATTATTTTAGTTACATCAATTGTCCTGACGGGATGTGGTCCAAAAGACGTTAACGAAAGTAATCAGAAAGGAGATCAAAAGATGGGAGCCAGCAATAACATACAAGAGGCAGCAAAAGATACTGAGCAAAAGGCAACAACAGTTCTTAAAACAGACTTGGATGCTCATGATGAAGAGCTGTTTGAAGTGGCAGATGGATGGACTAATGGCAATATGTTTGACTGTACATGGAGAAAGGACAATGTAAACTTTGAAAATGGGATCATGAAATTAACTATAAATACTGATGGAGAAAATGCCAGCCCTAAATATTCAGGAGGGGAATATCGTACCAGAGGTTTTTATAGTTATGGTTTATATGAAGTAAGAATGAAACCTATCAAAAACGATGGTGTTGTGTCATCATTCTTTACATATACCGGTCCCAGTGACAACAATCCCTGGGATGAAATAGATATTGAGTTTCTGGGTAAAGATACTACAAAAGTACAGTTTAACTATTTTACCAATGGCATTGGTAACCATGAATATTTGCATGATTTAGGCTTTGATGCTTCTGAAGATTTTCATACCTATGGATTTGAATGGCTGCCAGGCTCAATTACCTGGTATGTGGATGGAGAACCAGTATATACAGCCACCGAGAACATTCCTGTTACTCCTGCCAAAGTAATGATGAATGTGTGGCCGGGAACAGGTGTTGACGGTTGGCTCAATGCTTTCGATGGGAAAGTACCATTGACAGCAGAATACGACTGGATTCGTGTGACACAATATGATCGCTCTGAATAA